One Pseudomonas fluorescens genomic region harbors:
- a CDS encoding DUF2058 domain-containing protein, with the protein MSLSLRDQLLKAGLVNQKQAKQVSKDKQKQQRLAHKGQIELDDSQQRAAQEAMAEKVKRDQELNRQQQEKAEAKARAAQVKQLIEVTRLPKLNTEDYYNFVDDKKVKRLCVNTLMRNKLSSGALAIVHHAGGYEVIPREAALKIQERDPQRIVQLNVQTEEVSAEDDPYAAYQIPDDLMW; encoded by the coding sequence ATGAGCCTTTCCCTTCGCGACCAGTTGCTCAAAGCAGGCCTGGTCAACCAAAAGCAGGCCAAGCAGGTCAGCAAAGACAAGCAGAAGCAGCAGCGTCTGGCCCACAAAGGCCAGATCGAGCTGGATGATTCGCAGCAGCGCGCGGCTCAGGAAGCCATGGCCGAGAAGGTCAAGCGTGACCAGGAGCTGAATCGCCAGCAGCAGGAGAAAGCCGAGGCCAAGGCCCGCGCGGCACAGGTCAAGCAATTGATCGAGGTCACGCGCCTGCCAAAGCTCAATACCGAGGACTACTACAACTTCGTCGACGACAAGAAGGTCAAGCGCCTCTGCGTCAATACGCTGATGCGCAACAAGCTCAGCAGTGGCGCGCTGGCGATCGTGCACCATGCCGGCGGCTACGAAGTGATCCCCCGCGAGGCCGCCCTGAAGATCCAGGAGCGTGATCCGCAGCGCATCGTTCAGCTCAACGTGCAGACCGAAGAAGTCAGCGCCGAGGATGATCCGTACGCGGCCTATCAGATCCCTGACGATCTGATGTGGTAA
- the mazG gene encoding nucleoside triphosphate pyrophosphohydrolase: MYSLEDLLHLMSRLRDPQFGCPWDIKQTYATIVPHTLEEAYEVADAIERGDFDHLQGELGDLLFQVVYYSQLAREEGRFEFAGVIDSITRKLIRRHPHVFPTGDLYAPLDVPRLSEEQVKQRWEEIKAEERAEKASAPEQLSLLDDVPATLPALSRSAKLQKRAGQVGFDWPDALPVLDKVREELDEVLEAMSENDPVAVADEIGDLLFSVVNLARHLKVDPETALRGANGKFERRFRFIEQALRDTHRPMEDCTLEELDALWGEAKRQEKNLPSCG, from the coding sequence ATGTACAGCCTTGAAGACCTGCTCCACCTGATGAGCCGCCTGCGCGATCCGCAGTTCGGTTGCCCGTGGGACATCAAGCAAACCTACGCGACGATCGTCCCGCACACCCTCGAAGAAGCCTACGAAGTGGCCGACGCCATCGAGCGCGGTGACTTCGATCACTTGCAGGGCGAGTTGGGCGATCTGCTGTTTCAGGTGGTTTATTACAGCCAACTGGCCAGGGAAGAAGGGCGCTTCGAGTTCGCCGGGGTGATCGACAGCATTACGCGCAAGCTGATTCGTCGTCATCCCCACGTATTCCCCACAGGCGATCTCTACGCGCCGCTCGATGTACCGCGCTTGAGCGAAGAGCAGGTCAAGCAGCGCTGGGAAGAGATCAAGGCTGAAGAGCGCGCCGAGAAAGCTTCGGCGCCCGAGCAGTTGTCCTTGCTCGACGACGTGCCGGCCACGCTGCCGGCATTGTCGCGCTCGGCCAAATTGCAGAAGCGCGCCGGGCAGGTCGGGTTCGATTGGCCGGACGCTTTGCCGGTGCTCGACAAGGTGCGTGAAGAACTCGATGAAGTGCTCGAAGCCATGTCCGAAAACGATCCCGTGGCCGTGGCTGACGAGATCGGCGACCTGTTGTTTTCCGTGGTCAATCTCGCACGACATCTCAAGGTCGACCCGGAAACCGCATTGCGTGGCGCCAATGGCAAGTTTGAAAGACGTTTCCGTTTTATCGAACAGGCATTGCGCGATACCCACCGTCCCATGGAAGATTGCACCCTCGAAGAGTTGGACGCCCTGTGGGGCGAAGCCAAACGCCAGGAAAAGAATCTGCCCAGCTGCGGCTGA
- the relA gene encoding GTP diphosphokinase, with the protein MVQVRAHQPINTDGSINLEAWLDHAVSVDLALDREALKEACEFAREAEQQSNAKKNLWAEGSGSFSTGLEIAEILADLKLDQDSLVAAVLYRGVREGQIELAAVGQRFGPVVAKLIDGVQRMAAISASLSPRQSMVMGTQGQVENLRKMLVAMVDDVRVALIKLAERTCAIRAVKTADDEKRNRVAREVFDIYAPLAHRLGIGHIKWELEDLSFRYLEPDQYKQIAKLLHERRLDRERFISDVMTQLKDELQATGVDADISGRAKHIYSIWRKMQRKGLEFSQIYDVRAVRVLVPEMRDCYTALGIVHTLWRHIPKEFDDYIANPKENGYRSLHTAVIGPEGKVLEVQIRTHSMHEEAELGVCAHWRYKGTDVKSGSNHYEEKISWLRQVLEWHEELGDIGGLAEQLRVDIEPDRVYIFTPDGHAIDLPKGATPLDFAYRVHTEIGHNCRGAKINGRIVPLNYSLQTGEQVEIITSKHGTPSRDWLNSNLGYVTTSRARAKIVHWFKLQARDQNVAAGKTLIERELTRLGLPAVDFDKLAEKANMKTAEDMFAALGAGDLRLAQLVNLAQQLVEPERGNEQLELIPRKATGYKPGKRGDIQIQGVGNLMTQMAGCCQPLPGDAIVGYITQGRGVSIHRQDCASVLQLGGREPERIIQVSWGPVPVLTYPVDIIIRAYDRSGLLRDVSQVLLNERINVLAVNTRSNKEDNTALMSLTIEIPGLDALGRLLGRISQLPNIIETRRNRTP; encoded by the coding sequence ATGGTACAGGTGAGAGCACACCAGCCGATCAACACTGACGGCAGTATCAATCTCGAGGCTTGGCTCGATCACGCGGTCAGTGTCGATCTGGCACTGGATCGCGAAGCCTTGAAAGAAGCCTGCGAGTTCGCTCGCGAGGCCGAGCAGCAGTCCAATGCCAAGAAGAATCTGTGGGCCGAAGGCTCCGGCAGTTTCAGCACAGGTCTGGAAATCGCCGAGATCCTCGCCGACCTCAAGCTTGACCAGGATTCGCTTGTCGCTGCAGTGTTGTATCGCGGCGTACGCGAAGGGCAGATCGAACTCGCGGCGGTCGGCCAGCGCTTCGGTCCGGTGGTCGCCAAGCTGATCGACGGCGTGCAGCGCATGGCGGCCATCAGCGCCAGCCTCAGTCCGCGTCAATCGATGGTCATGGGCACCCAAGGACAGGTGGAAAACCTGCGCAAGATGCTCGTGGCCATGGTCGACGACGTGCGTGTCGCGCTGATCAAACTGGCCGAGCGTACCTGCGCCATCCGCGCGGTAAAAACCGCCGACGATGAAAAGCGCAACCGGGTCGCCCGCGAAGTCTTCGACATCTACGCACCGCTGGCGCACCGCCTCGGCATCGGTCATATCAAATGGGAGCTGGAGGACTTGTCCTTCCGTTACCTGGAGCCTGATCAATACAAGCAGATCGCCAAGTTGCTGCACGAGCGACGGCTCGACCGCGAGCGTTTCATCAGCGACGTGATGACCCAGCTCAAGGACGAATTGCAGGCCACCGGCGTTGATGCCGACATCAGCGGGCGGGCCAAACACATCTATTCGATCTGGCGCAAAATGCAGCGCAAGGGTCTGGAATTCAGCCAGATCTACGACGTGCGCGCCGTGCGTGTGCTGGTGCCGGAAATGCGCGACTGCTACACCGCGCTGGGTATCGTCCACACTTTGTGGCGGCACATCCCGAAAGAATTCGACGACTACATCGCCAACCCGAAAGAGAACGGCTACCGCTCGCTGCACACTGCTGTGATCGGCCCGGAAGGCAAAGTGCTCGAGGTGCAGATCCGCACCCATTCGATGCATGAAGAAGCCGAACTCGGCGTCTGTGCGCACTGGCGCTACAAAGGCACCGACGTCAAATCCGGCTCGAACCACTACGAAGAGAAAATCTCCTGGCTGCGTCAGGTGCTCGAATGGCATGAAGAGCTGGGCGACATCGGCGGTCTGGCGGAACAGCTGCGTGTCGATATCGAGCCGGATCGGGTCTACATCTTCACCCCGGATGGTCACGCCATCGACTTGCCCAAAGGCGCGACGCCGCTGGACTTTGCGTACCGCGTGCACACCGAAATCGGCCACAACTGCCGTGGCGCGAAGATCAACGGGCGTATCGTCCCGCTGAACTACAGCCTGCAAACCGGTGAACAGGTCGAGATCATCACCAGCAAACATGGCACGCCGAGTCGCGACTGGCTGAACTCCAACCTCGGTTACGTCACCACCTCACGGGCGCGGGCGAAAATCGTTCACTGGTTCAAATTGCAGGCGCGCGATCAGAACGTCGCGGCCGGTAAAACCCTGATCGAGCGCGAACTGACGCGCCTCGGCCTGCCTGCGGTGGATTTCGACAAACTGGCTGAAAAAGCCAACATGAAAACCGCCGAAGACATGTTCGCCGCCCTCGGTGCGGGCGATCTGCGTCTGGCGCAACTGGTCAATCTTGCGCAGCAACTGGTCGAGCCGGAGCGCGGCAACGAACAGCTGGAACTGATTCCGCGCAAAGCCACCGGTTACAAACCGGGCAAGCGTGGCGATATCCAGATCCAGGGCGTCGGCAACCTGATGACGCAGATGGCCGGCTGCTGTCAGCCGCTGCCGGGCGATGCGATCGTCGGCTACATCACTCAGGGGCGTGGCGTGAGCATTCACCGACAGGACTGCGCATCGGTGCTGCAACTGGGCGGGCGCGAGCCGGAGCGGATCATTCAGGTCAGCTGGGGGCCAGTGCCGGTGCTCACCTATCCGGTGGACATCATCATCCGTGCCTACGATCGTTCCGGCCTGCTGCGTGACGTCTCGCAAGTGCTGCTCAACGAGCGCATCAACGTGCTGGCGGTCAATACCCGTTCGAACAAGGAAGACAACACCGCGCTGATGTCGCTGACCATCGAGATCCCCGGCCTGGATGCGCTGGGGCGGCTGCTGGGACGCATATCCCAACTGCCGAACATCATCGAAACGCGGCGTAACCGTACCCCGTAA
- the rlmD gene encoding 23S rRNA (uracil(1939)-C(5))-methyltransferase RlmD, translating to MAKHERGLRFQPTGGSKAPQIPTGKKQRLSIERLANDGRGIAFFEGRTWFVLGALAGEEVEARVLGAHGKVVEARTERVFKASELRRPAACPHFGRCGGCSVQHLPHDEQLALKQRMLAEQLLRVAAVEPQEWAPPLTGPEFGYRRRARIAVRWDMKAKKLEVGFRAAGSQDIVAISECPVLVQPLQPIMTRLPEMLRRLSKPQALGHVELFSGSSLAVLLRHMAPLSEADLTILKDFCQFHGAQLWLHGEGEPQPVDAAQSLGYRLAQWDLDLAYRPGDFIQVNAGVNEAMVAQALDWLNPCADERVLDLFCGLGNFALPLARRVREVVAVEGVQTMVDRAEANAASNNLHNTKFFQADLSQPLTDAQWIGNGFSAVLLDPPRDGAFEVVRKLATLGAKRLVYVSCNPATLARDTVELIKQGYRLKRAGILDMFPQTAHVEAMALFEASQDGSSESV from the coding sequence ATGGCCAAGCACGAAAGAGGCCTGCGCTTCCAGCCCACGGGCGGCAGCAAGGCCCCGCAAATTCCTACCGGCAAAAAGCAGCGCTTGAGCATCGAGCGTCTGGCCAATGACGGTCGCGGTATCGCGTTTTTCGAAGGGCGCACCTGGTTCGTCCTCGGTGCCCTTGCCGGTGAAGAGGTCGAAGCGCGCGTGCTCGGCGCCCACGGCAAAGTGGTCGAAGCGCGCACCGAACGCGTGTTCAAGGCCAGCGAATTGCGTCGCCCGGCAGCATGTCCGCACTTCGGTCGGTGCGGCGGCTGCAGCGTTCAGCATCTGCCGCACGACGAACAACTCGCCCTGAAACAGCGCATGCTCGCCGAGCAATTGTTGCGCGTCGCTGCTGTCGAACCTCAAGAGTGGGCGCCGCCGCTGACCGGCCCGGAGTTTGGCTATCGCCGTCGAGCGCGGATCGCGGTGCGCTGGGACATGAAGGCGAAAAAACTTGAAGTCGGTTTCCGCGCGGCTGGCAGTCAGGACATTGTCGCGATCAGCGAATGTCCGGTGCTGGTACAGCCCTTGCAGCCGATCATGACCCGTTTGCCGGAGATGCTCCGCCGTTTGAGCAAACCGCAAGCGTTGGGGCATGTCGAACTGTTCAGTGGTTCGTCGCTGGCAGTATTGCTGCGGCATATGGCGCCGTTGTCCGAAGCGGATCTGACGATTCTCAAGGACTTCTGTCAATTCCATGGAGCGCAATTGTGGCTGCATGGCGAAGGCGAGCCGCAACCGGTCGATGCCGCACAATCGCTGGGCTATCGGCTCGCGCAGTGGGATCTGGATCTGGCGTACCGCCCGGGTGATTTCATTCAGGTTAACGCCGGCGTGAACGAAGCGATGGTGGCGCAGGCGCTGGACTGGCTGAATCCGTGCGCCGACGAACGTGTCCTCGACCTGTTCTGCGGTCTGGGCAACTTCGCTTTGCCGCTCGCCAGGCGCGTGCGTGAAGTGGTGGCGGTGGAGGGCGTGCAAACCATGGTTGATCGCGCCGAAGCCAATGCTGCCAGTAACAATTTGCATAACACAAAGTTTTTTCAAGCCGATTTATCCCAGCCTTTGACCGATGCCCAGTGGATCGGAAACGGCTTTTCTGCGGTACTCTTGGACCCACCACGTGATGGTGCTTTCGAGGTGGTACGCAAGCTGGCGACCCTGGGTGCCAAGCGGTTGGTGTACGTGTCCTGCAACCCGGCGACGCTGGCGCGCGACACGGTGGAATTGATCAAGCAGGGCTACCGGTTAAAACGTGCCGGGATTCTCGATATGTTTCCTCAGACGGCACATGTCGAGGCCATGGCGTTATTTGAAGCGAGCCAGGACGGCTCGTCTGAATCCGTCTGA
- the cysM gene encoding cysteine synthase CysM yields the protein MTLQYPTIADCVGNTPLVRLQRLPGATSNTLLLKLEGNNPAGSVKDRPALSMITRAELRGQIQAGDTLIEATSGNTGIALAMAAAIKGYKMILIMPDNSSAERKAAMTAYGAELILVSQEEGMEGARDLAQRMEAEGRGKVLDQFANGDNPEAHYTSTGPEIWRQTQGSITHFVSSMGTTGTIMGVSRYLKEQSDSVQIVGLQPMEGSAIPGIRRWPQEYLPKIYQADRVDRIVDMAQSEAEDVTRRLAREEGIFCGVSSGGAVAAMLRLSREVENAVIVAIICDRGDRYLSTGIFDAPN from the coding sequence ATGACCTTGCAGTACCCAACTATCGCCGATTGCGTCGGCAACACGCCGCTGGTGCGTTTGCAGCGCCTGCCCGGCGCCACCAGCAACACCCTGCTGCTCAAGCTCGAAGGGAATAACCCGGCGGGTTCGGTCAAGGACCGTCCGGCGCTGTCGATGATCACCCGTGCCGAGTTGCGCGGGCAGATCCAAGCCGGCGACACGCTGATCGAAGCGACTTCAGGTAACACCGGTATCGCGCTGGCCATGGCCGCGGCGATCAAGGGTTACAAGATGATCCTGATCATGCCCGACAACTCCAGCGCTGAGCGCAAAGCGGCGATGACCGCTTACGGTGCCGAACTGATCCTGGTCAGCCAGGAAGAAGGCATGGAAGGTGCGCGCGATCTGGCGCAGCGCATGGAAGCCGAAGGCCGCGGCAAGGTGCTCGATCAGTTCGCCAACGGCGACAATCCCGAGGCGCACTACACCAGCACCGGCCCGGAAATCTGGCGTCAGACCCAGGGCTCCATTACCCATTTCGTCAGTTCGATGGGCACCACCGGTACCATCATGGGCGTTTCGCGCTATCTGAAAGAACAGAGCGACAGCGTGCAGATCGTCGGCCTGCAACCGATGGAAGGCTCGGCGATTCCCGGGATCCGCCGCTGGCCGCAGGAATACCTGCCGAAGATCTATCAGGCCGACCGCGTCGATCGCATCGTCGACATGGCGCAGAGCGAAGCCGAAGACGTGACCCGGCGTCTGGCCCGCGAAGAAGGCATTTTCTGTGGCGTATCCTCGGGCGGTGCGGTGGCAGCGATGCTGCGCCTGTCCCGCGAAGTTGAAAACGCGGTGATCGTCGCGATCATCTGCGACCGTGGCGACCGTTACCTGTCGACCGGCATTTTCGACGCGCCCAACTGA
- a CDS encoding sensor histidine kinase, whose product MKMSELPGRHSLFWKLACLLVAFCLLMIWLSWSWGRYMEERNQFLSDEARRTLGRYAAQAEQAWQRGGRNGVDDWLQSMELREASWVGVIGAHLQSLSSEPLNEAEVQHLTFLRGLDWPIHKKGRPWLRVPFPQDPSAGILVIELPERFIPGTYRVFWRVITNGVIPGLFTLLLCVGLYRLLVVPLNNLREQANAWRADQLNVRLSSGVTQRADELGELARAFDSMSERLQSTVGLQQQLLRDLSHELRTPLSRLRVASESEQGLVQLRERIGREVDGMQRLVEDTLQLAWLDTDRTPLPDEAIQIQALWEMLTDNACYESGWPSLQLQCAVHSSCWVRGNLNTLAQALENILRNAIRHSPEGGIVRLAGRRDGAYWHLWLEDQGGGVAEADLERIFSPFIRLDGSRPGDGGFGLGLSIARNAVQRQGGSLWAENAGAGLRLNLRLLADDGVASSDAFASRLAPTMELGSAQVV is encoded by the coding sequence ATGAAAATGTCTGAGCTGCCGGGGCGGCATTCGCTGTTCTGGAAACTGGCGTGTCTGCTGGTTGCGTTCTGTCTGCTGATGATCTGGCTGAGCTGGTCCTGGGGCCGCTACATGGAGGAGCGCAATCAGTTTCTTTCCGACGAGGCACGCCGCACGCTTGGTCGCTATGCCGCGCAGGCAGAGCAGGCGTGGCAGCGCGGCGGCCGTAATGGCGTCGATGACTGGTTGCAGAGTATGGAATTGCGCGAGGCCAGTTGGGTCGGGGTGATCGGCGCGCACTTGCAGTCCTTGAGCAGCGAGCCGCTGAACGAAGCGGAAGTGCAACACCTGACTTTCCTGCGCGGGCTCGATTGGCCAATTCACAAGAAGGGACGGCCGTGGTTGCGCGTGCCGTTTCCGCAAGATCCGTCCGCCGGCATCCTCGTGATCGAATTGCCCGAGCGTTTTATCCCGGGCACGTACCGGGTGTTCTGGCGCGTCATTACCAATGGCGTGATTCCCGGGCTGTTCACTTTGTTGTTGTGCGTCGGCCTGTACCGCTTGCTGGTGGTACCTCTCAACAATCTGCGCGAACAGGCCAATGCCTGGCGCGCCGATCAGTTGAATGTGCGGCTGTCGAGCGGAGTGACCCAGCGTGCGGATGAACTTGGCGAACTGGCGCGGGCGTTCGATTCGATGTCCGAGCGCCTGCAATCGACGGTCGGTCTGCAGCAGCAACTGCTGCGTGATCTGTCCCATGAATTGCGTACGCCGCTGAGCCGACTGCGCGTAGCCAGTGAAAGCGAGCAGGGGCTGGTGCAATTGCGCGAACGCATCGGCCGTGAAGTCGACGGCATGCAACGGTTGGTCGAAGACACGCTGCAGCTCGCTTGGCTCGACACCGACCGCACGCCCTTGCCCGATGAGGCAATTCAGATTCAGGCGCTGTGGGAAATGCTCACTGACAACGCTTGCTATGAAAGCGGCTGGCCGAGTCTGCAATTGCAATGTGCGGTGCACTCATCGTGTTGGGTGCGCGGCAATCTCAATACGTTGGCGCAAGCGCTGGAGAATATTTTGCGTAACGCCATTCGTCATTCGCCCGAAGGTGGGATCGTGCGGCTCGCTGGCCGGCGTGATGGCGCTTATTGGCATTTGTGGCTGGAAGACCAGGGCGGCGGCGTGGCTGAGGCGGATCTGGAACGGATCTTTTCACCGTTCATTCGACTCGACGGCTCGCGGCCCGGGGATGGCGGGTTCGGTTTGGGCTTGAGCATTGCGCGCAATGCGGTGCAGCGGCAGGGCGGGTCGCTCTGGGCCGAGAATGCCGGGGCGGGGTTGCGGTTGAATTTGCGGTTGTTGGCCGATGATGGTGTTGCCAGTTCTGACGCCTTCGCGAGCAGGCTCGCTCCCACAATGGAGCTGGGTTCGGCGCAGGTTGTGTGA
- a CDS encoding response regulator transcription factor, protein MTPVSAGQPRILSIEDDPVLGAYVHEHLGRSGFQVTWCQNGQEGLSIAQRQPFDVVLMDILLPGMDGLNVLTQLRQSHSTPVLLMSALGAEADRISGFRLGADDYLPKPFSMAELRVRIEAILRRVALDRRPPAAVVPVASGTLHFDDEQCDVFFREQAAGLTRSEFRLLETLNRNDEEVLSKAFLYQHVLQRGYAAHDRSLDMHISQIRRKLKAIGYTEREVRTVWGKGYVLSAADENV, encoded by the coding sequence ATGACTCCTGTTTCCGCCGGCCAGCCACGCATTCTTTCCATCGAGGACGATCCGGTCCTCGGCGCTTATGTCCACGAACATCTGGGCCGCAGCGGCTTTCAGGTGACCTGGTGCCAGAACGGCCAGGAAGGCCTCAGCATCGCCCAGCGCCAACCGTTCGACGTGGTACTGATGGATATTCTGCTGCCGGGGATGGACGGTTTGAATGTGCTGACTCAACTGCGCCAGAGCCATTCGACGCCGGTGTTGCTGATGTCGGCTCTGGGCGCGGAAGCCGACCGTATCAGTGGCTTCCGTCTCGGCGCTGATGATTACCTGCCCAAGCCGTTCAGCATGGCCGAACTGCGTGTGCGCATCGAGGCGATTCTGCGCCGGGTGGCACTGGATCGGCGACCGCCCGCTGCGGTCGTGCCAGTGGCCAGCGGCACGCTGCATTTTGATGACGAGCAATGCGACGTGTTCTTCCGCGAGCAAGCAGCGGGGCTTACCCGCAGCGAGTTCCGCCTGCTGGAAACCCTCAACCGCAACGATGAAGAAGTGTTGAGCAAAGCTTTTCTTTATCAGCACGTCCTGCAGCGGGGTTACGCCGCCCACGACCGCAGCCTCGACATGCACATCAGCCAGATTCGCCGCAAACTCAAGGCCATCGGTTACACCGAGCGCGAAGTGCGCACGGTGTGGGGCAAGGGCTATGTGTTGAGCGCCGCCGATGAAAATGTCTGA